From the Pseudomonas sp. VD-NE ins genome, the window GAAATCTTCGGCGCCCACGTCAGCCACTCATCCTCAAACTTGTCGAACAACGGGAACGTCTGCTCAGCCCGCGCCGGGTTGCCCATGCGCTCGCCATCCGGCGTGGCGAAAGCAATCCCGCCCTGAATCGCCGTCTCCAGCGACTCGGTGCGCACTGTCAGTCCGTTGAACAAACCGATATCAAACCCGACACCGCTGGTGTTCCAGAACCGGCTTCCGCTACGCACCAACGGCGCGTACTTCGGCTCGATCAGAATGTGCACCAACACACGATCGGCGGTCTGGCCCAGTTCATAACCGGTGACTTTACCCACGGTAATTTCGCGATACGTCACCGGCACACCCGGTTTCAGCGAACCTCGACGGGCAGCGCTCAAAACCAGACTCAACCCCGCCTCTTGCTTGGTCACTTCCGGCGCATTGGCCAGGGCAACGAAGTTCTTCTGCGGGCCGAGGTTCTTCGCCGCCGGTTGCACTTCGATGTATTTCCCGGTCACCAGGGTTTCCAGATTTTCTGTCTTGATCAGGCCCAACTCAGGCTTGACCACCCAGAATTGGCTGCCGACCCGGGCGATCCTCTCCGGCACTTCGGTAATCCGTGCCGTGAGGATCACCGATTGCAGATCATCGGTCAGATCGACACTTTCAATCTTGCCGACATCCAGCCCTTTGAAGCGCACTGGCGTGCCGCTGCGCAAACCATCAGCGCGATCGACCTTGATCGTCACTACGGCGCCCTTCTGATTAGCGTCATCATGATTGGCGAACAGACGGAAACGCGGAATACGCTTCTGCAGCGGCGCCTTGGCTTGCGGCGTTTCGAACGCGATACCGCCGGCCATCAGGGTCTGCAGCGATTCGCTTTTGACTTGAATACCGCCGGTCAACCCGCCAGTCAGCGTGACACCACTGACGTTCCAGAAACGCGTCGAGGCGTTGACCAGGTTTTCGTACTCCTTCTCGATGTGCACACCGATGACCAGTTGCTTGCGGGTCTTGGAGAACTGATAGCTCTGTACCGAACCGACCTTGACCTGTTTGTACAGAATCGGACTGCCGACATCGATCGAGCCGAGCGTGTCGGTGAACAACACCAGGTGCAGGCCCGGCGAACGCAGATCCAGCGGCGGCGCTTTCGGCCGTGCCTCGAACTCGCGTTTCGGCACAGCGCCCTTGTCACCCGGACGCACAGCGATGTAGTTACCTTTCACCAGCGCTTCCAGCCCGGTGATACCGGCCAGAGAAATCGACGGCTTGACCACCCAGAACTGGGTGCCATCGACCAGATAGTCTTCGGCCAACGGATCCAGGGTCAACTCGGCGGTTGCGCTGTTGAGATCCGGATCGACCTTCAACGCTTTCAGGTTGCCGACCTGAATGCCTTTGTACATGACTGGCGTGCGGCCAGCCTGCAGGCCTTCGAAGTCGCTGAGTTTGACCTTCACGCGAATCCCGGCAGCCGCGGCATCGAAGTCTTCGTAGAGACGGAACGGCAGGCTAGGATCGGTCGGCGGGCTGTCCTTGCGGTTCTCCGGCGTGGCGAAGGCGATACCACCGGCGACGATGCTGGCCAGCGATTCGCTGCGCACTTTCACGCCGGACAGGTTGGCGTCGATGCTGATGCCGCTGGCGTTCCAGAAACGCGTGTGTTTGCGCACCAGTTTGGCGTAGGTTGGCTCGATGAAGACTTTGAGCTCAACGGTGCTTTGATCTTCCGAAAGCACATAGCTTTTGATCTGGCCAACCTTGATCTGTTTGTAGAACACCGGGCTGCCCCGATTCAACGAACCGAGACGATCAGCCTTGATGGTCAGGTGCAGACCGGGTTTGGCATCCGACAGCGGCGGCTCTTCGGCCAGCGCCTTGAACTTGCGCACAGGTTCGCCTTCGCCAGGACTGATGGCAACGTAGTTACCCGACACCAAGGTTTCCAGACCGGTGATGCCGGCCAGGGTCACGCTGGGTTTGACCAGCCAGAAGCGCGTGCTGGTCTTGAGGTATTGCTCCACATCTTTATTCATCTCGACGGTGGCGATCACCCCTTTTGAGTTGCCTTCATCGTCGAGTTTAAGCGCCTTGACCTTGCCGACCGACATGCCCTTGTACATGACCTCGGTCTTGTTGGCCTGGATGCCTTCGCCACTCTCGAAGCGGATCTGGATCTCGATACCGGTTTCGGAATAGGCACGCCAACCGAGCCAACCGCCGATGATCAGCGCGATCAGAGGCAGTACCCAAATGGCAGACCAGTTCGAAGCCGGTCGGGTTTTCGCTACGGGCAATTCAGTCATGGTCGTCGTCCGACTCCGTGTTATCCCAAATCAGTCGGGGATCGAAAGTTACTGCGGCGAGCATCGTCAGAATCACCACACTGGCGAAGGCGATGGCGCCAAGATTGGCTTCGACACTGGCAAGCCGGCCGAAGTTGACGACCGCCACCAGAATGGCGATCACAAATATATCGAGCATCGACCAGCGGCCAATGAACTCGATAAAACGATACATCCAGATGCGCTGCCGAGCGGACAACGGCTGGCGTCTTTGTACTGAGAAAAGCAACAGCGCGATGCCGACCAGTTTGAAGGTTGGCACCAGAATACTGGCGATGAACACCACGGCGGCAATCGGGATCATGCCGTGTTGCACTAGTTGGATCACGCCGGACATGATGGTACTCGGATCACCCTGACCCAAAGAACTGACAGTCATGATCGGTAAGACATTGGCCGGAATATAGATGATGGCCGCCGTGATCAGCAGCGCCCAGGTTCGCGCGAGGCTGTTCGGACGCCGGGCGTGAACCAACGCACCGCAACGGCTGCAGGTTTGCTCGTCGGTGTCCGCTTCCTGCTTGTTCAATTCGTGGCATTCGGTACACACCAGAATGCCCGCATCAATCGCCCGCATGAGCATCTTCCCCTGATAACGCCTGCCAGATCTGATGCGGTGACATCACCACCTCCAGCCATACCTGTACTAGTAACAAACCAATGAAACACGCCAGGCCAAGACCGACGGTGATGGCTGCCATATCCGCCAGTTTGACGATAGCCACCAATACGCCCATCAGGTAGACCTCGAGCATTCCCCAGTCTTTGAGGTGGTGGTAAATGCGGTAAAGAAGCAGACCGTAACTGCGGCCGACGTTAAAACGAATCGTCAGCAAAACGAATAATTGGCACAGCAACTTGAGCAACGGAATGGCCATGCTGCACAGGAATACGACGATCGATACGCCCTGCATGTCGGTGTTGAACAGGCCGAGTACACCACTCCAGACCGTATCCTGCGAAGATTGCCCGAGGATATTGAGTTGCATGATGGGTAAAAAGTTTGCCGGGATGTACAGCAATAATGCTGCGATCACCAAGGCGAGGCTGCGCTGCACCACGTTATGGCGGTGGGCGTACAACTCGTAACCGCAGCGTGGGCAGAGGGCTTTTTCGCCATGGGCAAGTTTTGGCTTGCGCATCAGCAGGTCGCACTCATGACAGGCCACCAAGTCTTCCAGCGGTAAATCTGACAGCCCGGGGGCGTCAACCGACTCTGACATACAGGCTCTGGCTCCGAATAAGGTGGGGCTATTCTAGTGTTCTGATTCGAAAATAACTGTGCAAATTTGTTCGCTGTCGCGAGTAAAAAACTTTCCTGCGGGCAAAACAAAACCCCAACTGCTTTCGCAATTGGGGTTTCGGAATTTAATCTTGACGATGACCTACTCTCACATGGGGAAACCCCACACTACCATCGGCGATGCATCGTTTCACTGCTGAGTTCGGGATGGGATCAGGTGGTTCCAACGCTCTATGGTCGTCAAGAAATTCGGGTACTGAGTCGTGACCAGATGGCCTCGCTTCAGCAAATTGGGTATGTGACAGCTTTCGGTGTTTTGTGCTGCTTTTTCAAGTGCAGTCGAACTTTCGGTTCGTTTCGTCTTCACACACCGCAATCTGGTCTCTTCGACGCAAATTGCTTGGGTGTTATATGGTCAAGCCTCACGGGCAATTAGTATTGGTTAGCTCAACGCCTCACAGCGCTTACACACCCAACCTATCAACGTCGTAGTCTTCGACGGCCCTTCAGGGAACTCAAGGTTCCAGTGAGATCTCATCTTGAGGCAAGTTTCCCGCTTAGATGCTTTCAGCGGTTATCTTTCCCGAACATAGCTACCCGGCAATGCCACTGGCGTGACAACCGGAACACCAGAGGTTCGTCCACTCCGGTCCTCTCGTACTAGGAGCAGCCCCTCTCAAATCTCAAACGTCCACGGCAGATAGGGACCGAACTGTCTCACGACGTTCTAAACCCAGCTCGCGTACCACTTTAAATGGCGAACAGCCATACCCTTGGGACCGGCTTCAGCCCCAGGATGTGATGAGCCGACATCGAGGTGCCAAACACCGCCGTCGATATGAACTCTTGGGCGGTATCAGCCTGTTATCCCCGGAGTACCTTTTATCCGTTGAGCGATGGCCCTTCCATACAGAACCACCGGATCACTAAGACCTACTTTCGTACCTGCTCGACGTGTCTGTCTCGCAGTCAAGCGCGCTTTTGCCTTTATACTCTACGACCGATTTCCGACCGGTCTGAGCGCACCTTCGTACTCCTCCGTTACTCTTTAGGAGGAGACCGCCCCAGTCAAACTACCCACCATACACTGTCCTCGATCCGGATAACGGACCTGAGTTAGAACCTCAAAGTTGCCAGGGTGGTATTTCAAGGATGGCTCCACGCGAACTGGCGTCCACGCTTCAAAGCCTCCCACCTATCCTACACAAGCAAATTCAAAGTCCAGTGCAAAGCTATAGTAAAGGTTCACGGGGTCTTTCCGTCTAGCCGCGGATACACTGCATCTTCACAGCGATTTCAATTTCACTGAGTCTCGGGTGGAGACAGCGCCGCCATCGTTACGCCATTCGTGCAGGTCGGAACTTACCCGACAAGGAATTTCGCTACCTTAGGACCGTTATAGTTACGGCCGCCGTTTACCGGGGCTTCGATCAAGAGCTTCGCGTTAGCTAACCCCATCAATTAACCTTCCGGCACCGGGCAGGCGTCACACCCTATACGTCCACTTTCGTGTTTGCAGAGTGCTGTGTTTTTAATAAACAGTCGCAGCGGCCTGGTATCTTCGACCGGCATGAGCTTACGGAGCAAGTCCTTCACCCTCACCGGCGCACCTTCTCCCGAAGTTACGGTGCCATTTT encodes:
- a CDS encoding MlaD family protein, with the protein product MTELPVAKTRPASNWSAIWVLPLIALIIGGWLGWRAYSETGIEIQIRFESGEGIQANKTEVMYKGMSVGKVKALKLDDEGNSKGVIATVEMNKDVEQYLKTSTRFWLVKPSVTLAGITGLETLVSGNYVAISPGEGEPVRKFKALAEEPPLSDAKPGLHLTIKADRLGSLNRGSPVFYKQIKVGQIKSYVLSEDQSTVELKVFIEPTYAKLVRKHTRFWNASGISIDANLSGVKVRSESLASIVAGGIAFATPENRKDSPPTDPSLPFRLYEDFDAAAAGIRVKVKLSDFEGLQAGRTPVMYKGIQVGNLKALKVDPDLNSATAELTLDPLAEDYLVDGTQFWVVKPSISLAGITGLEALVKGNYIAVRPGDKGAVPKREFEARPKAPPLDLRSPGLHLVLFTDTLGSIDVGSPILYKQVKVGSVQSYQFSKTRKQLVIGVHIEKEYENLVNASTRFWNVSGVTLTGGLTGGIQVKSESLQTLMAGGIAFETPQAKAPLQKRIPRFRLFANHDDANQKGAVVTIKVDRADGLRSGTPVRFKGLDVGKIESVDLTDDLQSVILTARITEVPERIARVGSQFWVVKPELGLIKTENLETLVTGKYIEVQPAAKNLGPQKNFVALANAPEVTKQEAGLSLVLSAARRGSLKPGVPVTYREITVGKVTGYELGQTADRVLVHILIEPKYAPLVRSGSRFWNTSGVGFDIGLFNGLTVRTESLETAIQGGIAFATPDGERMGNPARAEQTFPLFDKFEDEWLTWAPKISLGK
- a CDS encoding paraquat-inducible protein A, with protein sequence MRAIDAGILVCTECHELNKQEADTDEQTCSRCGALVHARRPNSLARTWALLITAAIIYIPANVLPIMTVSSLGQGDPSTIMSGVIQLVQHGMIPIAAVVFIASILVPTFKLVGIALLLFSVQRRQPLSARQRIWMYRFIEFIGRWSMLDIFVIAILVAVVNFGRLASVEANLGAIAFASVVILTMLAAVTFDPRLIWDNTESDDDHD
- a CDS encoding paraquat-inducible protein A, with amino-acid sequence MSESVDAPGLSDLPLEDLVACHECDLLMRKPKLAHGEKALCPRCGYELYAHRHNVVQRSLALVIAALLLYIPANFLPIMQLNILGQSSQDTVWSGVLGLFNTDMQGVSIVVFLCSMAIPLLKLLCQLFVLLTIRFNVGRSYGLLLYRIYHHLKDWGMLEVYLMGVLVAIVKLADMAAITVGLGLACFIGLLLVQVWLEVVMSPHQIWQALSGEDAHAGD